The sequence CAGCTGCTTTATCCACCCTCTATTATGGCATCCAACTCCAAGTCACTCTAAATTCACCTGCTTGTTTAAGAGGCATGCATGCTTGTAGTAAATGCATTCATTTGGCTATCATTTACGTGAACCGGCCCGATTTTACGCTATTAAACATCACAGAATACCGAAACTGTAAAGCCGCCATCATAAAACCACGGCGGCTAAAATGACAGTGACTGTCCTGAGAGTCGAAATCCATCCGGAATCGTATGAGAACGTTATGCGTTTAAAATCACATCGGTTCACGCCACCCTCCCAAAATGACTccttaaacaaataaataaataagtttgaCTAGGGGCTGATCCCATTTCTATGATggctgttactatggcaaccggTCTGCAGGTTTAACTGTGCAAtcaaaagaaatgtttttaaaaagagagagagagagagagagagagagagagagagagagagaaataaatgagCCCATCTGCATGTCCCTGAGTGTGAGAAGGGATCAGGTCTGcgggaaaaaaaatccccactGGTGTTTATTGGGCATAAATGGAAACAGATCAGAAGTTCAAAACGtttggtgtttatatatatatatatatatgttgtatTTAAAAGCATCTCTAacgtacagtatatacagcTCACACAACAATAAAGTGAAAATGCTCCACAGATGGAAGAAACATGATTGATGGCTGTCACACACGGCAGGCTGGAGATGAATCGAGGAGAGAAGCAGAAGGTGCAGGAGCACGCCGAGTTGTACATTCGCAGGAAGCATATGTTTACATCTCCGtctctccatccatcatctTTTCCCTCCTTTCTCGGAACGGCTATTCTGCACATCTTATTCCTCTCTCATCATTTCTGCATCCGAAGTTGAAAGCTATCGGATGCCTAGATTGAGTTCCTTCACCTGCTCTGGAAGACATTTGTTAATGTTCTGCGACCGACCTCACGGCCGCGAGTGCCAaggaacacacactcagagacgtcagggctgcgtcccaaaccacacaatGCACACTGTGTAGTATGCCTAAAAAATAATGACACGGACGGCGCGCTGGAAATACGGGTACGGGTATGGGACCCGGCCCGAGAGAATGCCCTGCTTAGGTtagagaataaataaaagtcttaCCTGAAAACAGAACGCTAACATCTCTGTTAGTACTGAATCCTTTTTCCTTACTCCCTTATGCTGGCTCTCTCTCCACATTAGTTACAGCTTCTGCCAGGCAGAGTGTAGACGGACTTCTTTTGTGCCTAAAGCTGGGGTGCGATGACGTTTCCGACGTATCAGAGCCGGAGTATGACGTATGCGCACAAACTTACTGCCGATACGGACCACAAACTCCCGACACAGCGCTGTGAAGTACTATTGTAGGATCGTCATGGAGACGCACAGCAGCTTAGAAACATCAGATTGTGCCGTATTACGGTATGAATCATTACGTCATACGGTTTTTTTTCCCACGCTCATTCAATCATCAtggttttatttgtcattttcagcTGAACTTCCTACACACTCAAGCTTCATGTAGAACAAAATATGataaccatttttaaaaaatctttttaatcagctgatgaaatttttttttcttcagttttaacCACAGCAGTACATGTGAACTCCCTCCATTGCATCTGTGGTTTTCAGACATAAGGACTAAACTGTACCTGAAAAGGGaaacggtctgcacttatgtagtgcttttttaaccttagtggttctacaaagcactggttctcattcacacacaccagtggtagcagggCTGACACGCagggcgctaacttgccatcgggagcaacttggggttcggcgtctcgcccaaggacacttcggcacgtggagtcacatgagccgggaatcgaaccctacgattagtgcacaacccgctctaccacctgatccacagccgccacAAATGTGGTGTGAAAAGTGAATGCAGTGTAAGATTTAAAACGCAATCACAGcacataatcagattttcattcATCCCTTCATCTTGACTAGGCGCTCTATCCTGCTCAGAGTTCTGAAGCCTATCCTAGGAACCCTGGGTGtgagatgggaatacaccctggacgggacgCCACACACTTCAGTCATTCACTTTAGTCCTCCTGCCAGCGTGTTTCTGGGTTAATGGGAgcaacccggaggaaacccacatggacacgtGGAGGACATGAACAGAAactacacacagacaggaaCCGAAGCTACGAGGCGCACCCGGGCGCTAAGCTCAGGATCCTAAATTTCCTAGGAACTATTGATGGCTTGACAATTCTCttaatattattttcattacaGTGCATCATTACCAGACAGCGAAACTCATGTAAAGGGAACGTAAAGAAGCATGACGGGTTAACGAGCACTTTTAGATGTACACCATCTTGTTCCATGATTTATCTCATGTTAACATTTCTCCCCAAATTCACCCGAATCATAACAACAACTGACTCACAGAGGAATAAACACCAGTAGTCACATGCCTGTGTGTTTGAGGGGCATTAGATTAAATAGGGAatgcatgatgatgatgatgatgatgatgatgatgatgatgatggtctaCTTCGGATAGTTCCattaaataaatccatcaaaaATCAAATCTGGGACatcaaaacaacacatttaaaacagtaGGAGAAGAATGAACAGCACAACAGCAGTAGTGGCACTCTGTAACGGGACACACTGTAATGCACCGATTCActgactgtatttatatattcgTCCTTCCTCCCTTCTGGCAGCTCCACAGGCATCATGAGGAGGTAAACGGATCGCGCCGGTGTTCTCAGCACCGATGGAGTGAACGCGTCAAGCTTCACGCGCTATTCATCATCACTTTCGGCTAGAACCCTgcaaatgcatatatatatatatatatatatgtacatgtgtatatatgaaaCATATCTCTATATATAAAGAGTAATGCCAGCGCGAGATTTGTTACTCACCTCGTCCCGCGTGCAGGAGTCGCGGAATCACGCGCCGGGATCTCccccctgctgctgctgctgctatagGCTACATGGCACTGCGGCGCGGCGCGCTCCTCCTCGCGCCACTCTGCGCTCTGGCTATCCGATCCGcccgcgcgcgcgcgcgtgacGTGCCCGTCATGTCATGATCTCGCGCATCACACGGTCGAGTACATCAGCGGGGGATCCTACGGCACCGGAGGCGTGCACACGCGCGTGCCTGTGCCTGTGTTTGCGCGCGCGTTCTTCTTTATCCCCCCCCACGTCCTTCTTCCATCTATAACTAGTGTTGCAACCGGAGTGTTTGCTGTCAtttcgacacacacacacacacacacacacacacacacacacacacactgtggcatctgcttggttggaatgaaacccTGCACGCACACCGgacctttccggataagatcagACACCCCCTGGCTTAGACATTCACCACATGTGCTATTGTTTTGGATTTTGGTTCTGTCTCATCACTGCTCTGTTCCCTAACGTCTTCACCTGCCTGGTGTTTGATCCCTGATTGGTTTGCTTGTTAAATCCTCGTTGTTTCCCCATCCCTCACCATGAAGTCTTGTTGGGAATTTCTGTCTGCAGCAATCACACAGCTGACACAGATGCAGTGCAGAGAGGTCAGTTTGAAAATCACAGAAGCAGTCCTTTAGCTTGCTGTCCTACATTTCCCAGACAATTCTCACAGGCAGTTCGAGGTTATTTTAATACAATGGAGAAACGACAGACATCCACAGTGACTCAGTACTCAGAGATATCACCTTTCTAAccatcccccccaaaaaagtcaGTAAAACTCCAGCAGGGATCGGAAtgaaaaacagtgaaataaCACTGAGagagtgaaatgtaaataaatgaatatatatgagATTATGGATGTTAAAATGGTAGTTGAGTGACAGATCTGGAGTGTTGGCTTAATTGCCCTCAATGCATTGCAATGAGATGTGGCAAAGTGatttgtgacacacacacagacacagacacacacacatgctcggaGAGTGAATGCATACTGGGGACTGATTGCTGGGAAAACTAGCTCAGATTACAAAAACAGGCACCGAGTGATACAGAGTGGTAGAGTTTGTTGGGATCCTGTGGAATATGACTAGTTATACCCCAGCCCTGCTGAATTCtcgactctgattggtcggacggtgttgattaattttctataactgcagctGGGAGACtagcgcagctgcacatcaATACATCATCGTTTCTACGCTAAGAACTTACACGGGAATTTATGAAACAGATTCTATAAGTGTGTTGAACTGTCGATCTAGTTTTCTgcaaggagacgtttatttaacactctggaaaggagtctccagtgccagtgccTTGTGACGGTCTTCGTGAGAGACGGGTCTGTGTAGCATGGCAAGCTGTTCGTGTTTTTACTATATTCACTCCGAGAGAGGAAAATTCGAGGCTGGTGTAGTTTTAAGAGGCGGTTTAAAGATGCTACTAtcgcacaacattaaatgtaactgtaaatagataaataaataaataaaaagtcatcgttggcaagttgctgtggtgtaagaggaataaaacacttcgggatgcgctgttagaggaaaacGATCCCTTGCAGGGCTGTTAAGGagtgactctgcttcatcacaacACGCTGTAGTCGATTCGTTACTTTTATAACATGTTCTATATTCCGTCCTCGGTACAATAACATCTCAGCACAGTAAGTCAACGTTGTGCctaaaagtttgcacaccccttgtGGAACCTGTTCAATCTTAATACCGTTAACAGAataagacggatcataaaaCTCCcacgttgtttatttagtcctgtcctgaataaacgatttcacataacagatgtttacatacagtccacaagactagataatagctgaatttataaaaaaatttaccccgttcaaaagtttacacaccctcgattattaatcccgtgtgtcgttacctggatgatcctcGACATGACGTGTTTACgttctgtgagagttgttcacgagtcccttgtttgtcctgagcggtTAAAACCGCCCGCTGTCCTTCAGAATAAATCCTCCAGGTCGTGCACAtcctttacttttccagcatcttctgcgtATTTGAAGCCTTTCGAACAGCGACTGTATGATGCCGAGATCCAtgttttcacaccgaggacgaccgagggactcgtacacgactattacacaaGGTGCGAACGTTCACTGGCgctcaagaaggcgacacgatatATGAAGAgccgggggggtgtaaacttttgggcACGACATCTAAATAAAACCTTCCTTGTGCTTGTTTATTGAGCGTGTTCGCTCTATCGGCAGACTGAAGGTTGAAAGGGTCTAAAGAACATTGTTCCAGAGTCCAGACAAAGTCGACAAAttgaacattttaatcattttaccATATACaagatgacatcatcaaacacAATCCACATTATAAATATGTCTGAAAAATAGCACCAgttctctttattttattgaatttctttctttttttttaaaaagcaaagtgAACATGCAATTCAAGAAACATTCGTTTTCGATTCCACGcatggggggggaaaaaaaaaaaaaatacagctctATATTTACAGTTACGGCTTCTCTATACAGCAGAGACGGACTGCGTACTAAAAATAGCAGCTGCGAACATGGCAGTGATGCTGCGCATATAAGCAGGCGTATCATCGCTTCTGTAATGTCATCGCAATTAGAGATGCACGACCGGCACGAGCATTTTCAGTCGATACTCCGCCCACGCTGACAAAGCACACCAGTACCACGGTTTAAAATGAGCTGatgcaaaatgttttattataagGCGGGTGATTTTTAGACGTTTTATACACAGGCAGAATCCTGCAGCAGACTGTGTGTACTACAGGTCCTGCCTTTTTATAGCACCAGAGTAACGACGGCCAGAAAGCCGATCGACACAAACGCGGCGTGTATCGAGTGCACGATTTCAGTGGGGAAAACTGATGGCGTGTAATCATGTCTGGACTGTGGAGCCACTCACGATGGCTAAAGATCAGCGAGGGAACATGTTTTACAGATAATAACACAAAGTTGCACCATGGTTCCACTTTTAACAATTAAAAACACATACCCCACGTTGCTGCTACTCTATTTCCCCCCTccggtttttcttttttactgcGTATTCAGTATATTTATATCGAGCcatatttttggttttaattcaCCATTGTAACctttattttcattctttttcttttcttttttttttttttttttaaaaaaaaagggaaaaaaaaaaaaaaaactcattcatttttttgttaGATAGACCCTAAGGGTCCATGCAGTGTCTgattgtttattgatttatttatttatttattacacttttctggccacaagctacAGAATCGTGAAGGCTGCCGATTGGCTCTCGGCACTTCTCTTCATACGCTCCCTCAGTTTGTATGCACGATATAGGCACTGCACTGACAGGCTTCACGGGATCCCgtctttaaaaatgattaaagagTTTATTTTGAAACGGTGAGAGTTTTCTTCGTGGACTCTAAAAAATGAGGCGTCTCTTGGCCATGTTTATTGACGATCTCTATAGCGAATGCTAAGGGGGGGGAGGAGCCAAAACTGCGTCTCTGTGTGGACACGAGGACAAACGTAgagaggaggggggaggggggagggggggggggggcaaaaaaacTAAACGTTTTCAACAATATACACCCTTAATTGTGCTTGGAAGTAGTGAAttcttaatgaaatgaaatgtgatATATAATGAGTTGTGATATAAAATACGGTTGAACTTTTgttgaaacaaaataaataaaaatgttaaaaaaaaaaaaaaaaaaaaggcgatAAAATACGATAAAGATGGCACAGGTGAAGACGGCTGTATTGTACGAGATCCATCAGGCGAGCGTGAtaagaacactgaacactgctgtgctggagagagtgtgtgcgtgtgtgtgtgtgtgtgtgtgcgtgtgtgtgtgcggtccCGTCATTACCGTCCGCTCATCGACCCCAGAGCATCTAGAACACACACATCAGACAGGAATTACATTAAAGTTGTGTAgcgtaaaaacaaaaaaacccccaaaatcTCAACGAGTGTGAGAATGAaactggtgtttgtgtgtgtgtgtgtgtgtgtgtgtgtgtgtgtgtgtgtgtgtgtgtgtacctccgCTCTGTTGTAGGCAGTGTTGTTCACACTCCTCTTTGTGTGCGTAGCGGTTAGCGTTTCCTCCGCAGCCGCTGTAGATGAAGGGTCTGCACTCGCTCACCTGAGAGTTAAAGTACCAGCGAAGAGTGTATCTGGAGCACTCGCCCTCATCCAGCGGCAAGATGCACGGAtctaacacacacgcacacacacacacgcacacacacacacacaaaaccaaaataataaaGGAACAGCGCCAGAGAGAAGCTACAGTTTAATAACATCAGTCTTTAATAAAACATGCCTTATATTAGATTTGTAAATTTGAGCAGATAtttaatgatatatatatgtatatatatatatatatatatatatatatatatatatatatatatatatatatatatttttagctctatctaaaagaagaagaagaagaataagaagaataaaaagctATCACGCTACAAGGCTTCAGTTCCCACAAACCATTACCACGCTAAAACCGTGTATATTACACTACAAGCACATTAACACAGAAGGGTCAGGTCTTACCTTCACCTTTAACCTCTCTTTTCTCTCGCActgcaaacagaaaaaaatatttacattgtgtgtgtgtgtgtatggcgcTCACCGAGAAACGCACCTGATACACATACTCCAAAAGAACTCCAAAACCCCGCCCCCAGCCCAGCATGCAACAGAATGTCCTTCATATTCATTCATTGGAGTAGAAAAGTAACATCGTACCTTGGCTCTGATTGACCGAGGGCATGAAGTCAACGATTTCCTCCATGGGGTCATCATAGCTCTCTATAGAGTAAACGTGCTCATAATCTGGGTCATTTGTGTTTACCACAACGTGCAGCTCAcgacctggaacacacacacacacacacacacacacacacacatgcagaaagCATGCAAAGTGAGTAAGAGCAGTCAGAGCTGTGCTCGTCAGAATCTCTACAGAAAAACGTCGatcttaaagaaaaataaaaaaatatcaaacgtacatgattttttttagctCAGACATACAAAGCCCCTGTAGatttgcaccacacacacacacacacacacacgctcattttattaatctcttcagcccaGCGGATTAATTACAGATCTAAATCATTACACGGTTACACGGTTAAACGCGTCACGAAGTGATCACGCTGTCGTATTCCAAACCGACGTTTCCTCCAGAACCCGTTCTACACGTTTCCCTGTGGTGAGAAACGAACACAAGATCCGTTCACTCTCCTATAACGACTGCTTGAGGGCGGACGCCGAATCCCGTCACGCCATTTGTGTGTCAccgatattacatttacaagtaTGTACGCAAACGGAACTTTTGAAATCTGAAACACGGGGTACGCTGGAACGTTTCCGATAAATCGTCGGGAACCCTCGTGAAGAAAAACGGCTCCGACTGCTGGTCTCAGTCTGCTACAGCTACACGTCATCTCGGAAAATAATCCGCGCGAGTCCACGTAACGTCTCGTACTCGAAATATTCCACGAGTTGACCACTGTAGGTGATGGGGGGGGGAGTTTCACTTCAAGcctgttacctgaacacattcacctCTAGGAAATATCTGGAATATTCCACGGGTCACGTGATCAACGGGACATCGCATCGTCCGAATTCCCTGCAGATCACGGTCAGAAGGAAAGTACAGTACGCTCTCTCGTCCTTTAAtcttcatatataaatatatatatcaatttaaACAGAGACAGATACCAGGTTTGTGCGCGTTTTTGAATTCAACGTCGAGAAGTTATTCTGAAGATGAAGTGGCACCACGATCCTGCGATCGCACGGACAGGTTAGATTTTCGTAGGCATGTCGGAACACTCTATGAGAACAGCTTCGGAAAGACTTTCTCTAATGTCCGTCTCATCCTAAAACTTATTATcagggtgtaaaaaaaaaaacaaaaaacaacgcTAGTTTTGAAGTGATGTTGTAAAGCGGCACGTATTACGTGTTTCCTCACACGGTGGGTCTTTCGTTATGTGCGAGTTTAATAGTGGACGGGTTTTCCGTTCGTTTCTCAGGACGGTGAGACGTGTTGAAATCGCCTGTGGTgatcacacacgcacgcacgcacacgcgcacacgcacacgagGTGAATAGGGATTAGGAGATTTCCTTTAATGAGAGGAGATTAAAGGTAAAGTGACAGATGAGAGGATGGGGGTAATTAATATTTCACAGAACATTCCTGTAATTACTGAAAGCACTGTAACGGTGTCATTGTAAGCTTAGTGGCATTAAAAGAGAATAAACTAAGAACACACACATGAGTGAATGGTGAGATTTTGTTTCTGGCGTGAGGGATAATGAATAGTTTTAAAGCGGTGGTGCAAATCTACACACGTATGagcagaacacagaaaacaaaacaaaaaagtaatgaataaaaagtgaGAAGTCATGTACAGCTGCGTGTTCCTTTAACCGAGTGCATGTTGGACTAGAGAATGTTAAAGACAAACACTTCTTAACATCTCAGGGCAGTTACTGGACCCTATCTGCGTGATTATAATGTGAAGGTAAAAAGACCAAAGTGTATTTACTCGTACACCACAGCGCTGACGaggtctggactctgattggtcagaaggggttgattggttttctataacagttttctgacagtagcgcagctgcaaatcacagggttATACTCACGCACGTTAGCATTTCTATAGCAAaggctaattcacagggactaaacctaataataataataataataataataatagtgttaCATTTTAACAGAGAGAACTGCCGAATCTCCTTccgtaaggagacgtttatttatggaaggagtctcgagGGCCAGGGCTTTATAACAGACACAAGAACCTCTTCAGGACAGGAGTTTATGCTTTATTAAACTAGTTTTGTTAActttaaaagagagaaagagagagagagaacgaaaagagggagaaggaagagagagagagagagagagagaggggagagcaaggggggagagagagagggaagagagagagaggagagagagagagaggagagagaggagagagagaagaaagagaggggagagagggaagagagagagagagagagggaagagagagggaagagagagagaggagagaggagagaggagagggagagagagagagaggagagggagagagagagagaggagagggagagagagagagaggagagagaggagagaggagagagagagaggagagggagagagagagagagaggagagagaggagagagagagagagagagagaggagagaggagagagagagagagaggagagagagaggagagggagagagagagagagagagagaggagagaggagagagagagaggagagagagagagaggagagaggagagaggagagagagagaggagagaggagagagaggagagggagagagagagagaggagagggagagagagagagaggagagagaggagagagagagagagagagagaggagagagaggagagagagagagagagagagaggagagaggagagagagagagagaggagagagagaggagagggagagagagagggagagagagagagagagagagagagagaggagagaggagagagagagaggagagggagagagagagagaggagagagaggagagagagagagagagaggagagagagagagaggagagaggagagagagagaggagagagagagagggagagagagtgagggagagggagagagaggagagagagagagagagagagagagaggagagagaggagagagaggagagagagagagaggagagagaggagagagagagagagagaggagagagagagagaggagagaggagagagagagaggagagagagagagagagagggagagagagtgagggagagggagagagagagagagggagaggagagagagagagagagaggagagagaggagagagagagagagggagaggagagagagagagggagagagagagaggagagagagagagagagagagagagagagagaggagagagagagagggagagagagagaggagagagaggagagagagagagagagagaggagagagagagaggagagagagaggagagggagagagagagggagagagaggagagggagagagaggagagagagagagagagagagagagagaggagagagagagagaggagagagagagagagagagagaggagactggtgagggaactgtttatagctactataatgtaataatgagaacaggaaataaaggaaatgtaactacaaacggataaaagtataaaatattaaacgTATGGTGTGTAATTCTGAAATACTTTAAAATCTTGTAATCGTTTGTCACGTTGCTgcagtgtaagaggaataaaacacttcagctcGTTCTGTTAGAGGAAAAGAATCAGCTTCCCGGGGGTAAAGGTGAGCTCGCTTGATCGTATCTCGCCACCCCGTCACTGATTAtattcctgtaacagcacaacaGTGTTCACGTTCTGTCTCACTAGCCACATCGGATTTgatcagattagattagatttagtAGATAGCATTTTTACGGTATTATTCCACTAAACTCCGCTTGAGCCGGAACAAAAAAAGGGCCCGATAACTCAATTTATTCCAGTGTGTACCGAATATAAGCACGCACTGGGATAAACAGGCCCCCCGATGAGCACAGGCCACACACGCACAGGAAGACGTTACACACGTAGACACAGGAGACGGTAAAGCGAACAGGATAAACGGAGAGCTGGACAGCACACTCACCCTCCTCGTCCCCTTGGGTTAGTGAGCGCTCAGGGGACGTGGAGGAGCGACTTCGGAAAGACTGCACCGCTGAACGGGGCTGAATTTCTCCCACACCTGACAACATGCCCACAATAAAATTACACAGAGTTCACCGTTCCCCAGCTGacccactcatacacacatgctTCAAACGCTACATCAATCATGCATTCACATCATGACCAAGACGCCGGCTTCCCACACCCTGGCTTTAGTGGAAGACTTTAAGTGATATCTTTCACGCCGACTGAATGCGGTTTTGCAGGCACGACATAATCAAGCCCTGATTTACTAAAAGGTTTGCGTGTGTAGAATTAATCACGGAGCACTGATTTACCAACACGCTCCCTGACCCGGCCGCTCGGCCTTGACGAATTCGCCCGGGTCTTCACGCCTGCCGATTCCTCCCACGTCCACAACATACTGACTCCCACGATGCTTACTGTCTAACACATCCCAGACCTCGCACTGGTTATCCGTTTATTCataatatgtacatataatGCGTTTATAAGGAATTCCACCCGTCGTTATAACCATTTCTAAAAACGCGGTACGGTATATAACCAACGTCTGctttataaacagtgtaaatCGTGCCAAAACCCCAAAATAAGACACATCTGCGACATGCGCGTGACTCACTTTCTTCGCTATTTACGTTATGAACGTTACTCATAATAACTAACAAGCAAAAATATCCAATATCATCAGGACTGCATTTCAGAACGTTAAGGCTTACGGCTTCATTTTTGGGGATGTATtaaaatgatgatttttttataaagaatttTTGAAATGACGCCCCGTTTCACAACGGAGGATGTAAATCGCGTtctgaaaggaaaaggaaatacGCTCGTTAAAGCATGCAGTAACGATCCTATGATCCACGATGGCTCGGTGCGCGGTGACACTAGGTGACCTTTCCGATGCCGAGCTAGCGCTAAagtgaattctaaaaaaaaggttaatgaCGGCGGTGTTATGCTTTAAGGTCACTTACCTCCACAGGCTTCAGAAACGGAAAAAAACGGGGAGACGGACAACatggaaaggaagagagagaaaaaaaaacaacaaatactgtgtgttactgtCTTTAGGGACGGGAAGGATATTACAACCAAACCAAGTACACGGTGGAAGTGCTGCGTAATGAAATAATCCCTCACCACAGTGCTGGCTCATCTCAGAGCGGACGTAAGCTCGAATCTCATCCTCCTACACAGGACGTGACACAAGGACTAATAAGAGAAAATTGGGATGAACAGGTATTATATGTTGTAGTAATTCCGAGGTGTAGCTAGCGGGTGGATTTGGGGTTTGAAATGTTTTAGGACACTTCCAAACGGTTATAGAGTCCCATCGTTATCGTTCCCTACTGAGCCGCCGTTTGTTTGACGGCATTGAGGGACAGgactgaccaatcagcatcgTGCGCTTTTTCCCATTTCTGCCCTTAAAGcgactagccagctagctaccGTCTGAGCTCGGATATATAA comes from Ictalurus punctatus breed USDA103 chromosome 11, Coco_2.0, whole genome shotgun sequence and encodes:
- the LOC128634010 gene encoding tissue factor pathway inhibitor, encoding MLSGVGEIQPRSAVQSFRSRSSTSPERSLTQGDEEGRELHVVVNTNDPDYEHVYSIESYDDPMEEIVDFMPSVNQSQVREKREVKGEDPCILPLDEGECSRYTLRWYFNSQVSECRPFIYSGCGGNANRYAHKEECEQHCLQQSGDALGSMSGR